In Aeromicrobium wangtongii, the DNA window CCGCTCGGGCCCCTCGTGCTCGGCGGCCATCCAGGACTCGGCGGCCTCCTCGACCAGCTTCTTGCCGATCGAGTGCACGCCGGCATCGAGCTCGGCGACGGTGCGCGAGCCCTCGGGTCGGCGAGCAGCCTTGTCGGTCAGCTCGGCGAACAGGTCATCGAAGGTCTTCATCACGGTGGAGTCTATCGGTGCGTCAGGCGAGGGCGCGCAGGACGTTCCAGGTGGCCAGTGCGGCCTCCACCGCCTCGCGTCCCTTGTCCTCGCGGCTGTCGGCGAGACCGGCGCGATCCAGCGCCTGCGCCTCGTCGTCGGTGGTCAGCAGGCCGAAGCCGATCGGGACGCCGGTGTCCAGCGCGACCCGGTTCAGGCCGTCGGTGGCGGCAGCCGAGACGTACTCGAAGTGGGGCGTG includes these proteins:
- a CDS encoding phosphoribosyl-ATP diphosphatase; this translates as MKTFDDLFAELTDKAARRPEGSRTVAELDAGVHSIGKKLVEEAAESWMAAEHEGPERTAEEISQLLYHAQVMMIASGISLDDVYAHL